AGTTCAATCTTTGGCGTACCTCCCGGAGCTCGGCACGCCGGATGAGTAAGCACAACTCAAGGAGCTGCTTGCGCTGCTGCCCACGCGCTATCAGCTACAGCCGCGATCAGGGGATCGCCGAGCTTTCAGTAACTCCAAACGACTGAACCTTATCGTGTCATCCGACGATCGATTTATACAAGAGCAGGATCGCACCGACGACGATGACGCTTTCAATCACAGTAGCGTGCACCTTAACCGGAATCCGCGCGACGATCCAGCGTGCCACAAAACCGCCCGGAACTGCCGAAAGGCCGACCGCGATGCCGGTTAGCACCAAGAGCGGGGTGTACAGATCGTTCAGCGCGAAGGTGCCGATTCGCATCAGTCCGACGAAAATCGAGACTAGTGCATCGGTGGCGACGATTGAGGCCGGCGCGACGCCGGCAGCCAACAGGATCGCGACCAGGATCGGGCCGGTGCCGACCGTGGCGCCGGCGAATAGTCCGAATGCGCCACCACCCACAACGAGCCCCGGATCGGTAAGTCGGAACTTGAGCCGCTCGAGAGCGCGCCGGAGCGGAATCGTCACGATAAGGGTGATCGCGAGCACGACAGCAATCGCGCGCTCCGACAGCATCGCGTAGATCGACGCACCGATCGCCGCCGCAGGGACCGCGCCGACCATCACCATCAACGCTTGCCGCGGTTGCAGCTCGCGCCGGAAAGCTGCGATTCGTGACAGATTGGCCATGATCATTACTAACGAGAGCGTCGGCATGACCCCCGTAATCCCGACAATCGGCGCGAGGAAGATCGGCAGGATCAGCCCGGTGCCGTAGCCCGCGATGCCGCCGAAGATCGAGGCGACGAGGCCGACCACGAGCGCGATCGCGAACAAGCCCCAGTCCATCCCTGCCAGTGCATCAACCACTCTGCCCGCTCCCGAACTCACGAAAAAGGGCGCCAGCGGAGCCCTTGATTGACGAAGCGTAACAGCATTCGTACAGCGCACGAGAAAGATCGGTTTGTCAACGGCTTTCAGCCGGGAGTCGCGCGCGAACCAACGTACGCAGCGAAGCAAGCGACGTGCACCGGAAGCCGCGTCAAGAACGATTGGGCGGTTACTTGGATCCAA
The sequence above is drawn from the Nitrospira sp. genome and encodes:
- a CDS encoding sulfite exporter TauE/SafE family protein, with translation MVDALAGMDWGLFAIALVVGLVASIFGGIAGYGTGLILPIFLAPIVGITGVMPTLSLVMIMANLSRIAAFRRELQPRQALMVMVGAVPAAAIGASIYAMLSERAIAVVLAITLIVTIPLRRALERLKFRLTDPGLVVGGGAFGLFAGATVGTGPILVAILLAAGVAPASIVATDALVSIFVGLMRIGTFALNDLYTPLLVLTGIAVGLSAVPGGFVARWIVARIPVKVHATVIESVIVVGAILLLYKSIVG